A region of the Paramormyrops kingsleyae isolate MSU_618 chromosome 6, PKINGS_0.4, whole genome shotgun sequence genome:
agTTAACGTTGCCGGGAACATGTTAAACCTTCCCACCGTTGAAAGGTCTTTAATCCCTCCCCTCGTGATGTCTGCTCTTATTTCAGGACTCTTTCTTTATGTTAAGCTGTGACAACTACAAAATGGAGGCTCCACTTGTATGTCTGGATGAGGAGTTCGAAGACCTGAGGCCTTGCAGACACGAAGAGGTGGAGCAGGCACCTCGACGTCCCTTCGGGACTGTGCCCCTGGTCCGGGAAGACTTCTCAGAGCTAGAGAACTTCTCTGAGATGATGAGCTTCAAGTCAATGGAAGACCTGGTCAACGAGTTTGACGAGAAACTCAACGTGTGCTTccacaactacaacaccaagaCCGAGGGATTGGCTCCCGTGCGCAACCACTCCCACACAGAGGAGGACGAGGAACGTCTGCAGGATGAAGAGTGAGTGCACCCTGTTGCCAGCTTTTCTACCTCTTTATATTAGCAGTGTCGCTAATTGTTTTTAGCATATCCATACTCTGACGTCCTTAACACATCTCTATGTGTCCTGCTACTGTTCTGAGACATGTTGCCTTTGAGTCTGGGCAAGGTGCATCTTTTCCATTTTTATAATAGAGAAACGTGAGATTTTTCTGCATTGTTTCTTCGAGGGCGGACTGTATTTCCACATTCCCAAATCCCAGCTGACTCAGTTGTGAGACTCCAAGGTTAATTCTGGCCTTGAGAGTGATCATGTGACAGGCGCACGGCCCACCGAGCCATCCGCCACCTGTACGGCTCCGCCTACAGCTGACTTCCTTAGCTCTAAGTCATTTCTCTTGTTTTCACGCACGGTTCGCCAGCTCGGTTCGTCCGCGCCTTCCGCTACCAGCAGACAGTTGATTTGCCAAGGGCCAGAAGGCAGGAATGGCGTCTAAAAATAACCTCTCTTGTTACAAAAACAGATCAGCCCTATCTTGTCCTTTCATACCAAAATTAGTCAATATGAAATATTCAAATCCAAACAAAAATAAGCACTGGgtaaaaatggggggggggagaataaaaataacagataaacagaaaataaatataaggCTATAAAATAAGACATTATCCCGAGTGCATGAACTGTTATTCTTCCTCCTGGTTGGAATCGCTGCTTTCCTGGCTGCGTGCGGCACGTTGCACCACCAATTTTCTGCTTCCTGAAGGACCAGAGGCTCCGCCTGCATGCAAATGAGCGGACGGCTTGGCCTTCAAAAGACACTTGTTCCCTGTAGTGCTGGCCAGTGCCACTTAGTGGCCTCAGGGCTGGATTCGAAAGAGAGGGCACGAAAAGGAGGAGCTGACCTCCTTCCTGTGTCAAATTCCATGCAGCAAGCAGCACGCACCCTGGCTGATGTCTAAATGTACAGGAAGCCCCTTTCCTCCAAACAACAGTCTTGCTCCATATAGACAAAGACCATTTGGCTCTCAACAACCATTGGCTCATCAAGGTTTTAAGACAAGAGCCAATAGCATATGAAGTCTgtgaataatttatttaatgtttcaaaAACATTACAGTTTATTGTGAATGTGAATGCGTCACCACACTAATGAAGAATTCTTGATATATAGCTGTACACCCCTAACCTAAAGGGGGAGCCCCAACCAACCACGtccattgtgttttttttaatagtttctTTTTAAATCATCTTATGGCAGTTTTGAACAGTCATCTGTCAGTGCTGTTTCTCGATTATCTGTATTTACGCGTGTCCAATTAAGAATCCACACATACTCTTTATTTATTGGACTTTTTTCCTATATATTCTGCTTTCTTTGTATTTATTTACCATCATTTCTGTTGTCATTATTGACTCCTAGAGCAACAATACAAATAAAGTCAATAAGAAATTGTCACATCATGCCTTTGATGGCTGTGGCCCACAGCAGTAGTTGTCCAATTCCCTCATGGGCTCTGACATGACTGACAGCGACGGGCGACAGCACTCTGGCCGAGCCTTTAATTATAGTGAGAAATTATCATCAGGATTTGCCCCTTTAAGTCCTGCCGTCTGCAGCGAGCCGCGGGATACCACCGCGGGATAACACCTGACTGTCGTTCGCATCGCAGCGTGTGGGATGCTCTGACTGATAATTACCTGCCCTCGTCTGGCTCCAGCTGGGACGACCCCAACTCAGAGGGATTCAATGGAAACCTCTCCGATCAGGAGGTAACTGTGTCCGATCTGCCTCCACACTCTCCGTGTACAAAAATGATGGTAGGCTTTATTCTGTATAACCATGCACACAATTATTAATCTATCTGACACGTTTGTCCAGAACTTACAGTACAGGGTTGCAATTTTATGTGCGTTCCCTGGGATCCAGGCCCTCGACCCATGTACTGTAAGCGCATCACTCTCCTTGTCAAGCTCTTTGTTAAGCTacatacactagtggccaaaattgtggaaacgctTCCAATTTTTACACACCGCAGAACTTTAATCCAGTTACTCCAGTgacttatttaatcatccagtgtatgatatttgtaaacattctttgattgtttttaaactttactagcagtatttgtacagtaattcttaaagcgtaatgccaaaaatgctaggcGTTTCCACTATTTTTGCAAGCAAAGAACATCTGAGCATTATCATGTATCATAATTCACTGAGATGAGACATACAGTGATCTTGGTGTAACTTGATGTTCACTGCATGATTGCAGCACTCAACCTATCactgaggggggcgggggggttctCAGTGCTGCTGTTGTGCCTGCAGGCTATAGCTGCAATCCCCCCTCCCTGTCTTCTTTTCAAGTAGGATGAtgggggaggatggggggggaaATATAGCTGCAGTGTACTGACTCCTCAGCACCACTCAGACATCCATCACCTGCCATTCTGCTCTCTCTCATCCTACATCTGTagtcctctcccccccccccccatccccccctcTCTGCTCTCACTCATTTGCAAGGTGGGCCCAGGCTTAGGGAAACGCCTCAGAGTCTGAGGGCCAAAATGATTCtattcaagtcaagtcaagtggggCTTTATGTACAGCAAGCACAAAACAACATTCTCCAGGACCACTGTGCTAAATATATACATGCAGTGCAGAGGCAGACAGgaaaagtgcaaaaaaaaaaaaaaaattaacattaacaCACAATGTAAGCATAAATAATGTTGGAATGTTTAAAACTCTAGCCAATGGTGGAAGCAGCAGAGCTGGACTTAAATAGCACATCCTTCACGTATGTTGGATATATACTGAACAGAGGCTGAGAAGGACAAGCAGTGTCTTACAAAGATAAGCAGTGTCACCAGGGAACACTGTAAACACGAATGACCTCTGCTTCCCCCTTTAAGGGTGAATTCATAGTGTAGGCAGGAAGTCAAATCAGATGGACATCCTGTCTGATCAAATTTAGCATTATTATATATTAGTATTTTTTAAGGCATAGAGCAGTCTCAGTTCCTGAGAAGTTTTCTAAATATCTTGGAAAAAGACTCATTGAAAACTTCAACAAATCTGCAGCTAATATATACAGAGGTTAAGCAGAACCTTAACCTTAACTACAGTTTGTTCTCCTTTTGTAATGTCACGTCTGTGAATTGCCAAGCGTCTGATGCCCCAGTGTGGAAAAAGTGGCATGTAAGTTTGTGCTCAAAAGGCGACTCctatcatgcccccccccccaagggagaCTGGCGAGAGAAAGCTGGGGCTGTCTTTGAGGGAAGAAAAAAGCACAGTTACGTACTTGGAAAAAGTAGGCCACAATCAGAATCAGCCATTACTGATGGAGCGTAATGGACGCCATTAGCTGTTAGGGCACTCAGCCCTTTTTCCACATCAAGTCAAAGAACATCACTCTCATGAATTTAAGCGGAAACAACAGAGCACTGAAATAACAGAAAATATTTGACGAATTGGATAGAATTGTATCAGCACTTTAATCTCGTGAATTCCCAGTTGTTTGTGCTGGAGATTGAATGTGCCAGTCGCTACTGCACGCTGGGATCAGTAAAGGAGGCGTACAGTGACCGACGTGACAGAGAAACCAGCCCAAACTTTATAATAATCTTCTGAACATGCTGGAAGCCTAATGAGGCAGCACTGCCTCCCGTAACACCTGCAGTACAAAGGGGCGGAGAGGAGCAGGGAATCGTGGCCGGCGGAGGCGACGCAGCGGCTGCAGGGCAGACGCGCAGGCAGTCACTGACGGATGTGCTTTTCTTTCAAGATTCATgagaaggaggaagaggagatgAACGAGAAGAACGAGATGGCCAACTGCCTGAACGAGGAACCGCTAATTACGGCCGATCAGGTGACCGTTGGGAATTattattcaattcagttcatttttatatagcgcctttcaccaCAGAGTTGCCGTAAGGCACTTGACTAGAGTGTGTAGCAAGATGGAAATTAAGAATGCCAGAAGACAGTGAAGGTGAGGGGGGAGTTATTAGCGTTAGGTTGGCTAAATTATTGGCTTGTGGCACGTTATGGATAGAATGCAGAAAAATGAAGCAAACAGGCATGACATCATGGTCATTTAGCATGTCTGCAGTACAGCTTTGGCgccagatggatggatactaGGGCAGGCTATGTAAGCTACAGCCCGGCTGCCCGAGGACAGGAGGTTTGTGGAGCACTGTACTTCCCCTGCCCTTGAATGCTCCCAGACGAGGAGAATGTGTTACAGGCACCTGCTCGGGGGAGGTGAGGAAAGCAAAGAGTAAAAATAACTAAAGGCTCAAGGTGGAGGAGATGGAGCCAATCGATAAAACAGTCCAAAGAAGTCACGAGGTTTGAAGTTGAGGTGAAATAATATCTCCATGGTTTCCTCCAATCAGCCAGAGTTTTGGAGGGTGGTGAGGCTGTGGGACAGGAGCGGGGGGGGGTTGACGTTAGCAACAGGGTTGTCGCTAGAGCTGTTTGTCCTTCGGCCCCAAAAAGATGTGCGCTAATTAGTTTGAATAGTATGTTctcattctttttttattaaaaactgacccctcccccccacccgtAAAGGCTCAACCCCATAAATCTCTAGTGACCATCTTGGGTGGCAAGGGCTTTCAAAACCGGATCCGTCTGCCTTACGTAGGTGATCGAGGAGATCGTGGAGATGATGGAGAATTCACCAGATCCAGGGGAGacggaggaggaagaggaagaggagaccGGAGACTGCTTGCCGCCCAGCAGCCCATCCCTGCTGGAGGAGATTCGTGTGCTGTCCAAGGCCTCCAATAACAACTGCTCCTACGAAGGTACAACCTGCGTGCTTATCTCAGACAGGCAGTGGGGCCGCGGGAAAATCGATTATGGAAACTGGATGCGTTTCAGCTATTTTTGACAGAATTACGAGCTTCTTTTTGAACTGGTAGAAGAATCCCTTGATCTCTCTAACATGCTGGGACAGGAAGATCTGTctgcctctgtggctgtgttgtgtcaagtcaagtcactttattgtcatttcataCACATAAAATGGAACCAGAAAGCTAGAACAAAGAAGAGTTTGAACAATAAATACtggataaaaaaatatatacaacagTATACAACAAAAATACAAGCAAACAGTAGGTGCAAGACAGCACATATAGAAAGTGTGTAAAATGCAAAATGCGCCCCTTTGCATGCACGTGTGCAGGCCTGCGGCTAATGCCCAGTTCGGCCCTCCTGGAGCTGCTGTGTCGCATGGAG
Encoded here:
- the fez1 gene encoding fasciculation and elongation protein zeta-1 isoform X2, with the translated sequence MLSCDNYKMEAPLVCLDEEFEDLRPCRHEEVEQAPRRPFGTVPLVREDFSELENFSEMMSFKSMEDLVNEFDEKLNVCFHNYNTKTEGLAPVRNHSHTEEDEERLQDEDWDDPNSEGFNGNLSDQEIHEKEEEEMNEKNEMANCLNEEPLITADQVIEEIVEMMENSPDPGETEEEEEEETGDCLPPSSPSLLEEIRVLSKASNNNCSYEGLRLMPSSALLELLCRMEAAIREYSEELVTQLARRDELEFEKEVKNSFITALMEVQNRQKEQRDVGKRRRREKGSSTQGAARAEKSGSMPIKRFSMEGLSNILQTGIRQTFGNSGTDKQYLNTVIPYEKNGTPPTVEDLQMLTKILYAMKEDSEKVPTLLTDYILKVLCPT
- the fez1 gene encoding fasciculation and elongation protein zeta-1 isoform X1; this translates as MLSCDNYKMEAPLVCLDEEFEDLRPCRHEEVEQAPRRPFGTVPLVREDFSELENFSEMMSFKSMEDLVNEFDEKLNVCFHNYNTKTEGLAPVRNHSHTEEDEERLQDEDVWDALTDNYLPSSGSSWDDPNSEGFNGNLSDQEIHEKEEEEMNEKNEMANCLNEEPLITADQVIEEIVEMMENSPDPGETEEEEEEETGDCLPPSSPSLLEEIRVLSKASNNNCSYEGLRLMPSSALLELLCRMEAAIREYSEELVTQLARRDELEFEKEVKNSFITALMEVQNRQKEQRDVGKRRRREKGSSTQGAARAEKSGSMPIKRFSMEGLSNILQTGIRQTFGNSGTDKQYLNTVIPYEKNGTPPTVEDLQMLTKILYAMKEDSEKVPTLLTDYILKVLCPT